One window from the genome of Schistocerca piceifrons isolate TAMUIC-IGC-003096 chromosome 1, iqSchPice1.1, whole genome shotgun sequence encodes:
- the LOC124791394 gene encoding uncharacterized protein LOC124791394: protein MSSKLVMVLFGACLLVLHAPYAAAQEIGIPEFSFGPVGGDDGAQVIGIPDDGDFGGELPTGIGPVVETSSEGSNSTEQSTTETEAEAEASTTEQESRVGKGNSRHIANSRTASHAKARTAAKARTIAKARTIAKATTAAKKAGRAVHKA from the exons ATGAGCAGCAAATTGGTAATGGTTCTGTTTGGCGCGTGCTTGCTCGTGCTACATGCACCTTACGCTGCTGCTCAGGAGATAGGTATTCCCGAATTCTCTTTTGGGCCAGTGGGTGGTGACGATGGTGCTCAAGTGATAGGTATTCCCGACGATGGTGACTTTGGAGGCGAGCTGCCTACTGGAATCGGGCCAGTCGTCGAAACGAGCAGCGAGGGCAGCAATTCTACAGAACAGTCGACAACCGAGACCGAGGCCGAGGCGGAGGCCTCTACCACCGAACAAG AATCCCGTGTTGGCAAAGGCAACTCGAGGCACATTGCAAACTCAAGGACTGCATCTCACGCCAAAGCCAGGACAGCTGCTAAAGCCAGGACAATAGCCAAAGCCAGGACAATAGCCAAAGCCACGACAGCTGCCAAGAAGGCAGGCAGAGCAGTGCACAAGGCGTGA